Proteins encoded together in one Triticum dicoccoides isolate Atlit2015 ecotype Zavitan chromosome 7B, WEW_v2.0, whole genome shotgun sequence window:
- the LOC119339863 gene encoding polygalacturonase inhibitor-like — MSTPPSAHAFLVLLLLVLAGAVIASAENNKDCHPSDKATLLAVKSAFGNQSHFASWTPSTPCCDWHDITCNDADRVIILLFFEDVNLTGTIPDAISGLTELLVLNLYYLPAISGPIPKGIAKLSKLTSLSISLTSVSGPIPSFLGALTKLNDLTLSSNSLTGTIPASLAGLRYLDTIDLRNNRLTGTIPPLFYNSKSPIISYLLLSNNHLSGSIPTEFAAVGFQFIDLSHNALTGDASVFFGRTKELESINLSHNALSFDLSSVEFPEEMQAMDASYNAIRGGIPAQVANVTNLRQFNVSYNKLCGQVPAALARLDVYNFQHNKCLCGAPLPDPCKK, encoded by the coding sequence ATGAGCACTCCACCCTCGGCACAtgccttcctcgtcctcctccttctcgTCCTCGCCGGAGCGGTCATCGCCTCCGCCGAGAATAACAAAGACTGTCACCCTAGCGATAAGGCCACGCTCCTCGCCGTCAAGTCCGCCTTCGGCAATCAGAGCCACTTCGCCTCGTGGACTCCTTCCACCCCGTGCTGCGACTGGCACGACATCACTTGCAACGACGCCGATCGCgtcatcatcctcctcttcttcgaGGATGTCAACCTCACGGGCACCATCCCGGACGCCATTTCCGGCCTCACCGAGCTTCTCGTCCTCAACCTCTATTACCTCCCGGCCATCTCTGGCCCTATCCCCAAGGGAATCGCCAAGCTATCCAAGCTCACCTCGCTCTCCATCTCTCTTACCTCCGTTTCGGGCCCCATTCCGTCCTTCCTGGGCGCACTGACCAAGCTCAACGACCTcaccctctcctccaactccctcaCCGGCACCATCCCGGCCTCGCTCGCGGGCCTCCGTTACTTAGACACCATCGACCTCAGAAACAACCGTCTCACGGGCACCATCCCGCCACTCTTCTACAACTCCAAATCCCCTATAATCTCGTACCTTTTGCTCTCCAACAACCACCTCTCTGGCTCCATCCCGACCGAGTTCGCTGCAGTCGGCTTCCAGTTCATCGACCTCTCCCACAACGCTCTCACCGGCGACGCGTCCGTGTTCTTCGGCAGGACAAAGGAGCTAGAAAGCATTAACCTGTCCCACAACGCCCTCAGCTTCGACCTCTCCAGCGTGGAGTTCCCGGAGGAGATGCAAGCCATGGATGCGAGCTACAACGCCATCCGCGGCGGCATCCCAGCGCAGGTGGCGAATGTAACGAACCTGCGGCAGTTCAACGTGAGCTACAACAAGCTGTGCGGCCAGGTTCCGGCCGCCTTGGCGAGGTTGGATGTCTACAACTTCCAGCACAACAAGTGCCTCTGCGGTGCGCCCCTCCCAGATCCATGCAAGAAATAA